From a single Drosophila sulfurigaster albostrigata strain 15112-1811.04 chromosome 3, ASM2355843v2, whole genome shotgun sequence genomic region:
- the LOC133846203 gene encoding uncharacterized protein LOC133846203 isoform X2, whose product MDDPSIKKRLIDFGTDDHEYDEVQELPGESNNPLLQPTNASQSSSSTGDNPGTAEVGGTATAIVDTPPVLPPPKQKSVKNSKNKQKQKANKSKIPRSPSLASSLSSLASSFSGSHSNSNNNNSNNNNNNNNSVPPQTPPLPTSYQQQNKKKAKHMNGADNDGGASATPVAAPITSPALSSNPPDRKSNGSNNNNGNKAGSGDGVSVGDVNNLETTPCSSGNRRPTIQITPIPQVTTPTTPNPASPKNFQYLTLTVRKDENGYGMKVSGDNPVFVESVKPGGAAQIAGLVAGDMILKVNGQEVRLEKHPTVVSLIKASTIVELAVKRSHKMTRPTSVGIVPTTPILSGRDRTASITGPQPVDSIKRREMETYKIQTLQKMLEQEKLNLERLKGDTNNPSYKVSEANIRKLREQLRQVGAEDTPTIKYQAAAASDKNSELLMHNQILNLSASSVTPHHNQQHHLHNNNNTNNNNNHHLQHHHQHQASAPQSHQTQHSSPAFLSLLPRSLSSLSLGTRKNKIDKDFVSSPLNHTTDLLPHQRTADVINSMTQSLHQGLLQSVQRNSQQQLVYQQQQQRLKETLKPNSGSKSKNKFSISKSLIEEDIPPPLPQRNPTPRQLTLDFGNSSTMHLFAPISDLDRAGSPQRNSPQSKTLTDSPANVNNNNNGSSGSAKAKRSKVKTKALSDPKMTTQMFLQMETASGGGTTAGATTADMAGNSGSNIDGDCVPPPLPPRQPGMLSEESNRGSCQNLNSVRAQPNSLGTVYNYPLVSTCTAVQSDNMKAAFPLSQRPNIVKQLQQHQQQQQQQQQQQHQQQQQQQHAGTAALGQTPQLAQMKHRRVGSSPDNMHPRHPDRLVKTTSGSWEIVEKENEITPPGTPPPPYLTSSPMPVPEDPNENCAGGAGIFIESHHFTPMACATSPSQQNLHSSRIQAAQSTDTQKEIISMEDENSSDQEEPFIDENGPFNNLTRLLETENVVFLAVFLNYVLSNSEPAPLLFYLITELYKEGTSKDMRKWAYEIHSTFLVPRAPLSWYRQDESLAREVDNVLQSEFDKVEILRTVFLRSRKRAKDIISEQLREYQQKRTAGLGTIYGPTDDKLAEAKGDKQREQIVDKYLMPNLQGLIEEFEKDLPQEDARKLALCSALSTVIHRIFTTRSHPNSIVDRVHHFVSREKSFKSRLMGKTRKMVVRGHPLVLRQYYEVTHCNHCQTIIWGVSPQGYHCTDCKLNIHRPCSKVLDESCPGPLPQAKRHPHNDNKISKFMDKIRPRTSDFIANEKRARQDEDMDADLSNDRVHSSSIVRQPSDRRPDVNISLRSNGNASCNTSLLNSSDLHNSFPAVNNANADTPSASGGFSDLTTSAGSGTLANCLAGGIGLPATGDLTTQDSVESKDVRRESFHPQLKSAPVSVNRSESYKERLSNKRNRNSRRKTSDPSLSSRNIDDQPDVGLTNSNFTGSSNSSLSSNDGSDSASISMEQVAGGISGPTIGAQATSSSAHLHQHPHLIIQQNANLHSQQDSFQGSVGSSSSASNASFWNAGQPQLQRQWNFDSDDDDDLNEADWSSVVKVEMLATLTDAEKKRQEIINEIYQTERNHVRTLRLLDRLFFLPLYDSGLLSQEHLLLLFPPALLSLRELHGAFEQKIKQRRVEHNHVVQHMGDLLSEMFDGQSGEILCEHAAQFCARQQIALEGLKEKRHKDEQLQKLLRKSESHKACRRLELKDLLPTVLQRLTKYPLLFENLYKVTLRVLPENTTEAEAIQRALESSKKILVEVNKAVKTAEDAHKLQNIQRKLDKSSYDKEEFKKLDLTQHRLVHDGNLTMKKNPSILLHGLLFENMIVLLTKQDDKYLLKNLHTPMTVSNKPVSPIMSIDSETLVRQEAADKNSFFLIKTKTSQMLELRAPSSSECKTWFKHISEATAQQYKPRPKNTNSQDASVDDSIIATLPQSQHKESVDPAPDRSHPVSATATVTTTPLAPILPIAVVTPPISASSENGSSNLRRDSTQSDNSGYYNITAKRRLSQNDTGPSVSRTMSTRSCGEPNNNYPNAGQDLAPVVLRHTQSAREAGSGGNDTNANANEDRATTYGLVGGQSKRDSASIVCSNNSNNTRTLLMQSPLVDPTAIQISISPAHTAEPVLTPGEKLRRLDASIRDGLIEKQRIICDIFRLPVEHFNEIVDIAMLPEAPKDCADVALAAYDQVRILTKILNDYMHVSPEREISAVSTAVCDHCHEKDKSRRTANRSPPPLPPPNKQQAQGQHRTPQLKRIPKQKAADIEEIEVAIHEDDDGYCEIDELRLPAIPTKSPDVSTPLAPFKFAVVPPAENSSSNPETTTKRQSTISVDSIPEESADDLQKGLASETKLPEVDPVLEAPTNVEEKEVEAVAVDPKTSTKTTEKIVDSATAVSVDGGDQAADTADKSDHIEINDVYDTLAALNKAHTTLSMIDNSTQTAVPLPSTSGVEKAVVTASTASSSGTQCGLNRIQHASSLEPSVPCHALSGIVNVLNEQISLLLPKINERDVERERLRKENQHLRELLSAMHERQRVDALKETPTDILTILQAADAEFEDDIDAISNTSLTPTPTPLPTTASVSDSTLELQDLPAEMATEFLESMLSKENVDDELQLLAGSYKLPETLIVAVKKYKLDQEKEQKQDHEQINNVKN is encoded by the exons ATGGATGACCCATCAATCAAAAAGCG attgattgattttggTACCGATGACCATGAGTACGATGAAGTTCAGGAGCTACCAGGGGAATCAAACAATCCGTTATTGCAGCCAACAAACGCGTCACAAAGTAGCAGCAGCACTGGTGACAACCCTGGCACAGCCGAAGTTGGCGGCACAGCGACAGCTATTGTGGATACGCCGCCAGTGTTGCCACCACCAAAGCAGAAATCTGTAAAGAATTcaaagaacaaacaaaagcaaaaagccaataaatcaaaaataccaCGATCCCCGTCCTTGGCCAGTAGTTTGAGCTCCTTGGCCAGCAGCTTCAGTGGCAGccatagcaatagcaacaacaataacagcaacaacaataacaacaacaacaatagcgtCCCACCGCAGACGCCGCCGTTGCCAACCAGTTACCAGCAGCAGAATAAAAAGAAGGCGAAACATATGAATGGTGCGGATAATGATGGCGGTGCAAGTGCTACTCCGGTGGCCGCACCCATCACCAGCCCCGCATTGTCCAGCAATCCCCCGGATCGCAAGAGCAAcggcagcaataacaacaatggcaataaAGCGGGATCTGGTGATGGCGTTAGCGTTGGCGATGTCAACAATCTGGAGACGACGCCATGCTCATCGGGTAACCGGCGACCCACGATACAGATAACTCCCATTCCCCAAGTGACGACTCCAACCACTCCAAATCCAGCATCACCAAAAAACTTTCAGTATTTAACATTAACTGTGCGCAAGGATGAGAATGGCTACGGCATGAAG GTCTCCGGCGACAATCCGGTTTTTGTGGAAAGTGTTAAGCCCGGTGGAGCAGCTCAAATAGCTGGCTTGGTTGCCGGCGATATGATTTTAAAG GTTAATGGACAAGAAGTGCGGCTGGAGAAACATCCAACTGTGGTCAGTTTGATCAAAG CTTCCACAATTGTTGAACTGGCTGTTAAACGAAGTCATAAGATGACACGACCAACCTCTGTCGGCATTGTTCCCACCACTCCGATACTCTCTGGACGTGATCGCACCGCCTCAATTACTGGCCCACAGCCCGTCGAC AGCATAAAGCGTCGGGAAATGGAGACGTATAAGATCCAAACTCTACAGAAGATGTTAGAGCAGGAGAAACTGAATCTCGAGCGTCTTAAAGGCGATACAAATAACCCCAGCTATAAAGTGTCGGAGGCAAACATTCGGAAGTTGCGCGAGCAATTGCGCCAGGTGGGGGCTGAG gATACACcaacaataaaatatcaagcagctgctgcaagcGACAAAAATTCCGAATTACTAATGCACAATCAAATTCTAAATTTGTCTGCGTCCTCCGTTACACCTCATCACAATCAGCAACATCACcttcacaacaacaacaacacgaacaacaacaacaatcatcaCCTCcaacaccaccaccaacaccaGGCTAGCGCACCACAGTCACACCAAACACAACATTCATCACCTGCATTCCTATCGCTATTGCCACGTTCGCTTTCGTCACTTTCGCTGGGAACGCGAAAGAATAAGATCGATAAAGACTTCGTATCATCGCCATTAAACCACACAACGGACCTGTTGCCCCATCAACGAACCGCGGATGTCATCAATTCAATGACCCAGTCTCTGCATCAAGGATTGCTCCAGAGTGTCCAGCGAAATTCGCAGCAACAACTCGTgtatcagcagcaacagcagcgcctGAAGGAGACATTGAAACCGAACTCGGGATCGAAGAGTAAAAATAAGTTTTCCATCTCAAAGAGTTTGATCGAAGAGGACATACCGCCACCGTTGCCACAAAGGAATCCGACACCGCGTCAGTTAACCTTGGATTTTGGCAATAGCAGCACTATGCATTTGTTTGCTCCCATCTCCGATCTGGATCGAGCTGGCAGTCCGCAACGCAATTCGCCGCAATCAAAGACATTAACTGACAGTCCTGCCAAtgtcaataacaataataatggcaGCAGTGGCAGTGCCAAAGCGAAACGTTCCAAAGTCAAGACAAAAGCTCTATCCGATCCCAAAATGACGACACAAATGTTTTTGCAAATGGAAACGGCGAGTGGTGGCGGCACAACAGCTGGTGCTACAACTGCAGATATGGCTGGCAATAGTGGTAGCAATATCGATGGGGATTGTGTGCCACCGCCATTACCACCGCGTCAGCCGGGCATGTTGTCCGAGGAGAGTAATCGCGGAAGCTGCCAGAATCTCAACAGCGTTCGAGCGCAACCAAATTCCCTAGGTACCGTATACAATTATCCACTTGTTTCCACCTGCACTGCGGTGCAAAGCGACAATATGAAGGCAGCTTTTCCACTGTCGCAGCGACCAAATATAGTcaagcagttgcagcagcaccaacagcagcagcaacaacaacaacaacagcaacatcagcagcagcagcaacaacaacacgccGGCACTGCA GCCTTAGGTCAAACCCCGCAGCTAGCTCAAATGAAGCATAGACGCGTTGGTTCTTCCCCGGATAATATGCATCCCAGACATCCAG ATCGTTTGGTGAAAACCACTTCCGGCTCTTGGGAGATTGTCGAGAAGGAGAATGAGATAACGCCACCGGGAACTCCGCCGCCGCCTTACTTAACCAGCTCCCCTATGCCCGTACCTGAAGATCCGAACGAGAATTGCGCTGGCGGTGCGGGCATTTTTATAGAATCACATCACTTTACGCCAATGGCTTGTGCTACGTCGCCATCGCAACAGAATCTACATTCCAGCCGCATTCAAGCGGCTCAATCGACAGACACACAAAAGGAGATTATTTCCATGGAGGACGAAAACTCTTCCGACCAGGAGGAACCATTCATTGACGAAAACGGACCGTTCAATAACTTGACGCGTCTGCTTGAAACCGAAAACGTTGTTTTCCTTGCGGTCTTCCTCAACTATGTGCTTTCCAATTCAGAACCAGCTCCACTTCTCTTCTACTTAATAACTGAACTGTATAAAGAGGGTACGTCCAAGGATATGCGCAAGTGGGCCTATGAGATACACTCCACATTCCTTGTACCACGTGCACCGCTGTCCTGGTATCGCCAAGACGAGTCATTGGCAAGAGAGGTCGATAACGTACTACAGTCGGAGTTCGATAAAGTGGAAATATTGCGTACAGTCTTCCTGCGTAGTCGCAAGCGTGCCAAGGATATAATCAGTGAGCAGCTAAGAGAATATCAACAGAAACGAACTGCCGGACTAGGCACCATTTATGGTCCAACCGACGACAAGTTAGCCGAAGCAAAGGGTGACAAGCAGCGTGAGCAAATCGTTGACAAATATCTGATGCCCAATCTGCAAGGATTGAT tGAAGAGTTTGAAAAGGATTTGCCTCAGGAAGATGCTCGAAAACTTGCCCTATGCTCGGCACTTTCAACGGTCATACATCGCATATTTACCACACGTTCGCACCCAAATAGCATTGTGGATCGTGTTCATCATTTTGTCAGTCGTGAAAAGAGTTTCAAATCTCGTCTAATGGGCAAAACTCGAAAG ATGGTTGTACGGGGTCATCCGCTAGTATTACGTCAATACTACGAAGTGACGCATTGTAATCATTGTCAAACGATTATATGGGGCGTAAGCCCGCAAGGTTATCATTGCACAG ACTGTAAATTAAACATTCACCGTCCATGCTCGAAAGTTTTAGACGAAAGCTGCCCTGGGCCACTTCCCCAAGCAAAACGACACCCGCataacgacaacaaaatcAGTAAATTCATGGATAAAATAAGACCTCGTACCAGCGATTTTATAGCAA ATGAAAAACGTGCTCGACAGGATGAGGATATGGATGCAGATTTAAGCAATG atCGTGTGCATTCATCGTCGATTGTTCGCCAACCATCGGACCGCAGGCCGGACGTGAACATATCATTGCGATCGAACGGCAATGCATCCTGTAACACATCTCTGCTCAATAGCAGCGACCTGCACAATTCATTTCCCGCCGTAAACAATGCCAATGCGGATACTCCTAGCGCCAGCGGTGGCTTCTCCGATCTTACAACAAGTGCGGGATCAGGAACTTTAGCTAATTGCCTAGCAGGTGGAATTGGTTTGCCGGCGACTGGGGATTTGACTACACAGGATTCAGTGGAAAGCAAGGATGTCCGCAGGGAAAG CTTTCATCCTCAGCTCAAAAGCGCACCTGTTTCTGTTAATCGCTCGGAATCGTACAAGGAGCGCTTGTCGAACAAGCGAAATCGCAATAGTCGTCGTAAAACCTCAGATCCAAGTTTATCATCGCGCAACAT CGATGATCAACCGGATGTGGGCCTCACGAACTCCAATTTTACGGGAAGCTCCAACTCAAGTCTCTCTTCGAACGATGGATCTGATAGTGCCAGCATATCGATGGAACAGGTTGCTGGAGGTATTTCAGGACCAACAATTGGTGCTCAAGCCACATCCAGTTCCGCACATCTCCACCAGCACCCTCATCTGATAATACAACAGAACGCGAATCTACACAGTCAACAAGACTCGTTCCAAGGCAGCGTAGGAAGCAGCAGTAGTGCCAGCAATGCCAGTTTCTGGAATGCTGgtcagcctcagcttcaacgaCAATGGAATTTTGATagcgacgatgatgatgatttaaATGAGGCCGACTGGAGTTCTGTAGTCAAAGTTGAGATGCTCGCAACTCTAACCGATGCTGAGAAGAAGCGTCAGGAAATTATCAATG AGATCTATCAAACGGAACGCAATCATGTTCGTACTCTCAGATTGCTGGATCGTTTGTTCTTCTTACCACTTTACGACAGTGGTCTGCTCTCTCAAGAACATTTGCTGCTATTGTTTCCACCCGCATTGCTATCGTTGCGTGAACTGCACGGTGCCTTCGAGCAAAAGATCAAGCAACGTCGGGTCGAACACAATCATGTGGTGCAGCATATGGGTGATCTATTGTCGGAAATGTTCGATGGACAATCTGGTGAGATTCTGTGCGAGCATGCGGCTCAGTTTTGTGCTCGTCAACAAATTGCGCTTGAGGGTCTCAAAGAAAAACGTCACAAGGATGAGCAATTGCAGAAATTGCTTAGGAAATCAGAGTCGCACAAGGCTTGTCGTCGCTTAGAGCTTAAGGATTTGCTACCTACGGTATTACAGCGACTAACCAAATATCCTCTGTTGTTTGAGAATCTGTACAAGGTAACACTTCGAGTGCTGCCTGAGAACACAACTGAAGCAGAGGCTATACAACGCGCTCTTGAGTCCTCTAAGAAAATTCTCGTCGAGGTTAATAAAGCGGTAAAGACAGCCGAGGACGCACACAA ACTGCAGAACATACAGCGAAAATTGGATAAGTCATCGTACGATAAGGAAGAATTCAAGAAACTTGATCTAACACAACATCGTCTTGTGCATGACGGAAATTTGACAATGAAAAAGAATCCTAGTATTCTGCTTCATGGGTTGCtatttgaaaatatgattGTTTTGCTTACAAAGCAG GACGATAAGTATTTGCTAAAGAATCTTCATACGCCGATGACAGTCAGCAATAAGCCTGTGAGTCCCATCATGAGCATCGATTCGGAAACTTTAGTACGTCAGGAAGCTGCAGACAAGAACTCATTCTTTCTAATCAAGACAAAGACCTCACAAATGCTTGAACTGCGTGCGCCCAGCAGTTCCGAGTGTAAAAc ATGGTTTAAGCATATTTCTGAAGCTACAGCGCAACAGTACAAGCCTCGACCCAAGAACACCAACAGTCAGGATGCATCTGTCGATGATTCGATTATTGCCACATTGCCGCAATCACAGCACAAGGAGTCCGTGGATCCTGCACCCGATCGTTCTCATCCGGTCAGTGCCACAGCAACGGTCACAACAACTCCATTGGCTCCAATACTACCGATAGCTGTGGTAACGCCACCGATCTCGGCAAGCAGTGAGAATGGCTCGAGTAATCTGCGTCGCGATAGCACACAGAGTGATAACTCTGGCTATTACAATATAACAGCTAAGCGACGTCTTAGCCAAAACGATACTGGACCATCGGTTAGTCGAACGATGTCGACCCGCAGCTGCGGTGAACCCAACAACAATTATCCAAATGCTGGCCAGGACTTGGCTCCTGTTGTGTTGCGCCACACCCAATCGGCAAGGGAGGCTGGCAGCGGCGGCAATGACACGAACGCTAATGCGAATGAGGATCGTGCAACGACCTACGGTCTGGTTGGTGGCCAGTCGAAGCGTGACAGTGCAAGCATTGTTTGTTcgaataattcaaataatacaCGAACATTGCTAATGCAGTCACCGTTAGTTGATCCCACTGCAATTCAGATCAGCATTAGTCCAGCTCACACAGCTGAACCCGTGCTGACGCCGGGCGAGAAACTGCGTCGCTTGGACGCTTCCATTCGGGACGGATTGATAGAGAAACAGCGAATTATATGTGATATCTTCCGCTTGCCAGTTGAGCATTTCAATGAGATTGTCGATATTGCTATGTTGCCAGAAGCACCCAAAGACTGCGCTGATGTCGCTTTAGCTGCTTACGATCAAGTGCGGATACTGACCAAAATTTTGAATGATTACATGCATGTCTCGCCGGAACGTGAGATCTCAGCCGTGTCCACAGCGGTATGTGATCATTGCCATGAAAAGGACAAGTCCCGCAGGACTGCAAATAGATCTCCACCCCCGCTGCCACCGCcgaacaaacaacaagcacagGGTCAACACCGAACACCGCAGCTAAAACGGATTCCCAAGCAAAAAGCCGCTGACATCGAGGAAATCGAGGTGGCAATACATGAAGATGATGACGGATATTGTGAAATTGATGAGTTGCGCTTGCCTGCAATTCCAACAAAATCACCAGATGTCTCCACTCCACTTGCACCATTCAAGTTCGCAGTTGTTCCACCCGCTGAgaatagcagcagcaatccGGAGACGACGACAAAGCGACAGAGCACAATTAGTGTTGATAGCATTCCTGAAGAATCCGCTGATGACCTACAAAAGGGCTTGGCTAGCGAGACAAAGTTACCAGAGGTAGATCCCGTACTTGAGGCTCCCACAAATGTGGAAGAAAAGGAAGTTGAAGCCGTAGCTGTTGACCCAAAAACATCAACGAAGACAACAGAGAAGATCGTTGACTCTGCAActgctgtttctgttgatGGAGGAGATCAAGCTGCAGATACTGCAGACAAAAGCGATCACATTGAGATCAACGATGTGTATGATACTTTG GCGGCACTTAACAAAGCCCACACCACATTGTCCATGATCGACAACTCCACGCAGACAGCTGTGCCTTTGCCATCCACATCTGGTGTGGAAAAGGCAGTTGTTACAGCTTCCACTGCTTCGAGCAGTGGGACTCAGTGTGGACTCAACCGAATCCAGCATGCCAGCTCTTTGGAACCAAGCGTACCTTGTCATGCTCTTAGCGGCATTGTAAATGTTCTAAATGAACAAATTTCGCTGCTTTTG CCCAAAATCAATGAACGCGATGTGGAGCGAGAGCGATTGCGTAAAGAGAATCAACATCTACGTGAGCTTTTGAGTGCAATGCATGAACGTCAGCGAGTTGATGCACTTAAG GAAACTCCAACCGATATCCTGACTATTCTGCAAGCGGCTGATGCAGAATTCGAAGATGATATTGATGCCATTTCCAACACATCCCTAACACCGACACCCACGCCTTTACCTACAACAGCTTCTGTCAGCGACAGCACTCTGGAGTTACAGGATCTTCCAGCAGAAATGGCTACCGAATTTTTGGAATCGATGTTGAGCAAAGAAAATGTTGACgatgaattgcaattgctggcTGGCTCCTATAAGCTACCTGAAACACTAATAGTGGCCGTAAAGAAGTACAAGCTGGACCAGGAAAAGGAGCAGAAGCAGGATCATGAACAAATCAACAACGTAAAAAACTAA